Genomic DNA from Mycobacterium stomatepiae:
GGGCCGGTTCGAAGCCGGGATGCCGCCCAAGAGCATCGACGAGATGTATGCCTGTGCCACAAATGAATTCGAACGCTCGGCGATCGACGACATGTTGTTCGGCTCGGTCACCGACGTGTTGGACCGTTATCTGCCCGACCGCGAGAAGTTCGGCGCGATCCGCGGCTCGATGACGGTGCTGGCCGTCAACACGCTCTACCGCGGCCCGTCCACGCCGGGCAGCGCGGCGGCGCTGGCGTTCGGGCTCGGGGTTCCCGACGGCGACACCATGCAGATGAAGAAGCTGCGCGGTGGCATCGGCGCGCTCACCGCGCATCTGCGCGAGGTCCTGGAGAACCACGGCGGCGAGCTTCGGTTGCGCACCAAGGTGACCGACATTCTCGTCGCCGACGGGCAGGTGACCGGCATGCGCACCGAGGCGGGGGAGACGTTGAACGCTCCGATCGTGGTCTCGGGCATCGCGCCCGACGTCACGCTCAACGAGATGATCGATCCCGCTGCGCTGCCCGCCGATATCCGGGAACGCTATGCGCGCATCGACCACCGCGGCAGTTACTTGCAGATGCACTTCGCCCTGGACGAGGCGCCCGAATTCGCCGCGCCGTACGAGGTGCTCAATCAGCCGGCCATGCAGGCCTCGATCGGCCTGTTCTGCACACCCGAGGAAGTGCAGCAGCAGTGGGAGGACGCCCGGCGCGGCATTGTTCCGGCCGATCCGACGGTCGTGTTGCAGATCCCGTCGCAGAACGACCCGGACCTCGCACCCGAGGGCAAGCATGCCGCCTCGGCCTTCGCGCTGTTCTTCCCGATCGAGGGCGACGTGGATTACGGGCAGGCGAAGGTGGAGATGGGTCAGCGGGTCATCGACAAGATCACCCGGCTCGCACCGAATTTCGAGCGCAGCATCATCCGGCACACCACCTTCACACCGCGGCACATGGGTGTGATGTTCGGCGCCCCCGGCGGCGACTACTGCCACGGCCTGTTGAACGCCAACCAGATCGGCCCCAACCGACCCGGACCGAAAGGCTTTCTCGGTCAACCAATCCCGATCAAGGGGCTGTACTTGGGCAGTGCGGGTTGCCACGGCGGACCGGGCATCACCTTCACCCCGGGCTACAGCGCCGCCCGGGCGGCGCTCGAGGACCGCTAGCGGGCCAGTAGCGCGTCGAGCAGGGCGACGAATTCGTCCGGGCGCGCTGGGGTGAACGCGGGGCTCGGCCGGGTTCCCGGAACGTCCAGGGTGATCAGCGTCGACCGTAGTGGCCGGCGGATATCCAGCGGCAGCCAGTGGCGCGGGTCCGGTCCGCCCCAGAAGGTGAACCGGGCCACAAGCCAGCCCAACGATTGCGCCTTGTAGCCCCGGATCGCGTCCAGCGCGATGATCTTCGACGTGCCCTCGGGAAAATGGTAGCGCCGCAACGTGATCGCGGCTCGATCCAGCTGCACCAGGCCGTCGTCGTAGCTGTCGGTCATGCTCGGCGGCTGCGCAGTTCGTGACCGCGGGTGGTCAGGCAGCGACCGTTTTCCAGGCGCCACTGCCAGCCATGCAGATTACAGGTCAGCGTGTCGCCCTCGACCACACCAAATTTCGACAGGTCGGCTTTGAGATGGGGACAGCGACGCTGAATCTCCCAGCCGTCGAGCATGATCGACGCCGAGTCGTCGTGAGTTTCGGCGAACCAGCCGTCGGCGTAGGCGATCCGCTCGTCGGTCAGGCACTTGAAGAACGTGTACAGGTATTCGTTGTAGCCGCCGACCCGCCACGCGCGAAAACGCGTGGACAAGAAGATAGTGTTGACCCAATCCGGTTCGTTGTCGCGCAACACGGTACGCACCAGCTGCGGCTCGATCGCAAATCCGTAACGGACCTTCTCATGAGGAATACGTTCGCGCACAACGCGTTTCGGGAAGTCGAGGATCACGGTCTCGGGACCGATCACCAGCTCGACGGGATAGCCGATGCCGTCGCAGATTTCGTCGCTCTGCAGCATGATCGGCTCGAAGAGCGCGCGCAGCGGTTCCAGCAGCGGCTCGCCGGCCGCGGATGCCCAGCCGGCCCGCTCGGCGGCCAATACCGGGGCCATCCGCTCGGCGTAGTCGGCGATGTAGGCCGCCTTGCCGGTGGTGAAGATGGCCGCCACGTCATCGTCGGGTAGTGGATGCTGCAGCGAATTCAAGGACGTGCCAGTGAAATCGGCGACCGAGCCGGGAATCATCAGCAGGCCGCGATCGTGCCCGTGGCGGCGCATCTGGTCCAGGAACACCATCTGGTCGGGGAAGATGTTGGCCGGGTCGCCGTGGTCGTCGTTGAGGTGACGCAACTCGGGGTCCAGAAAACACGGCGGTCCCGCGGACGGCACCACCCAGGAAGCGTCCACCTGTGCGATGTACTGGCGGGCCCGGTCCATTCCGCGTTGCCGCTTCTGGGTGCCGAACGACTCCTTGGCGCGGGCCGGCATGTCGTAGACCATCGGGTACCAGATCGCGCCGGAGTACTGCAGCAGGTGCACATCGATGTGGCCGAACTCGGTTGCCAGCATGTCCAAGTCGACCGGCCGGGCATCGTTCATGTTGAAAATCGTTGTTGTGCCGTCGGATACGACGAGGGCCGAATCACCGATCGGGCCGTCGGCGGGTGCCCGCAGCGAGATCACCATCACGTCAAGGTCGCCCTTGGACCCGCTGACTCGGTGCTTGATCGAGTCAGCGGTTTCGAAAAACCGGTGAAAACCTAACTTCTCCAATTCATTTCGCAGATCCGGGACCGGGAAGTCGGGCAGCAGCACCACCGCGTCCTTGTTGACGTGATCGCGCAGGTGGTTCGCGTCGAAGTGGTCCTTGTGCAGGTGGGAGACGTACAAATAATCGCAGTCGCCCAGCGCATCCCAGTCCAGGGCGGTGTTGTCCGGGAACGGGAACCACGACGCGAAGTAGGCCGGATTGACCCAGGGGTCGCACAGAATGCTGCCCGCCTGGGTCTGGATCAGAAATCCGGCGTGGCCGACGCTCGTGACCTGCACAAATGCCTTTCGAATGGGTTATGGAATCGTGACGAGTTTAGCGTGAGGTCGCAGCCCAGGTGGGACCCGAGGTTGGATCGGGGGCCTGCCACAGCCGCCGGTAGTAGTCGATGCGCGCCGCGTCCGGTTCGACGCCGTAGCCGGTGAAGAACTCGGTCTCCCAATTCCGGCCGGGATAGTTCCAGCCCAGCGAGAGTGTCGCCACCGCCAGGTCGGCCCACCGGTCGGCCACCCCGAGGTCGCCGAAGTCGACGTGCCCGCAACAACGCCCGTCGTCGTCGATCAGCGTGTTGGGCGCGCACGCGTCGCCGTGACAGACCACCAGACGGTCGACCGGCGGGGGCTCGCCGACCCGCGACCGAGCAGCCGGTGACAGCGCGGCCAGCCGGCTCGTCGCCGACCAGTCGAAAGGGCATGTCGCGGTCGGCAATCCGTCGTGCAGTTGGCGCAACCCCGCGCCGAGCGCCGCCACCGCCACCTCCGGGACCGCCAGCCACCGGGGGTGCACCGCCGATAGGCCCGGCAGCCCGCGGGTGTGCAGCCAGGCGCGGTCACCGTCGACCCCGAATCCGAGCACGCGTGGGACCGTCACATATCGGGCCGCCCAGCGCAGCCGCCGCGCTTCGGCGCGGAAGTCGGTGCCGCCCGCGTCGGCCATCTTGACGAATTCCCGAGCGGAGTCGTCCGAACCCAGCCGGAAGGTCACCCCGCCGTCCTCGTTGACCCAGACCGCCCGAACGGGCCGACCGCCGGCGAAGCGGTCGACGATAGCGGGCACCGGCGGCGGCGACGGCGGGAAGGTCACGCGCACCTCTTTTCACCACTTCAGGCGGCTCACGGCCGCGACCACTAGGCTGGGAAGCTGTGGAACCGGTATACGGCACTGCGATCCTGCTTGCACGCACGATCTGGCGCCTGCAGGGCCTGAAGATCAGCGTCTCGGGCGTCGAGCACCTACCGACCAGCGGCGGCGCGGTCATCGCGATCAATCACACCGGCTACCTCGACTTCACCTTCGCTGGTCTGCCCGCGTACAAGCAGGGCCTCGGTCGCAAGGTGCGCTTCATGGCCAAACAAGAGGTGTTCGACGACAAGATCACCGGTCCGATCATGCGCAGCCTGCGGCACATCCCGGTAGATCGGCAGGACGGAGCCGCATCCTACGAAGCGGCCGTCCGGAACCTCAAGGACGGCGAGCTGGTCGGCGTCTACCCCGAAGCGACGATCAGCCGCAGTTTCGAGATCAAGGAGTGCAAGAGCGGGGCGGC
This window encodes:
- a CDS encoding phytoene desaturase family protein, with product MTGYDAIVIGAGHNGLTAAVLLQKAGLRTLCLDPKLYAGGMASTVELFDGYQFEIAGSVFFPTSSVVVRELGLDTMPTIDLDVMSVAVRGVGDDPLIQYSDPIKLFTHLNEVHGAEAVNGMAGLMGWAQAPTRALGRFEAGMPPKSIDEMYACATNEFERSAIDDMLFGSVTDVLDRYLPDREKFGAIRGSMTVLAVNTLYRGPSTPGSAAALAFGLGVPDGDTMQMKKLRGGIGALTAHLREVLENHGGELRLRTKVTDILVADGQVTGMRTEAGETLNAPIVVSGIAPDVTLNEMIDPAALPADIRERYARIDHRGSYLQMHFALDEAPEFAAPYEVLNQPAMQASIGLFCTPEEVQQQWEDARRGIVPADPTVVLQIPSQNDPDLAPEGKHAASAFALFFPIEGDVDYGQAKVEMGQRVIDKITRLAPNFERSIIRHTTFTPRHMGVMFGAPGGDYCHGLLNANQIGPNRPGPKGFLGQPIPIKGLYLGSAGCHGGPGITFTPGYSAARAALEDR
- a CDS encoding phosphotransferase, which translates into the protein MTFPPSPPPVPAIVDRFAGGRPVRAVWVNEDGGVTFRLGSDDSAREFVKMADAGGTDFRAEARRLRWAARYVTVPRVLGFGVDGDRAWLHTRGLPGLSAVHPRWLAVPEVAVAALGAGLRQLHDGLPTATCPFDWSATSRLAALSPAARSRVGEPPPVDRLVVCHGDACAPNTLIDDDGRCCGHVDFGDLGVADRWADLAVATLSLGWNYPGRNWETEFFTGYGVEPDAARIDYYRRLWQAPDPTSGPTWAATSR
- a CDS encoding MBL fold metallo-hydrolase, with the translated sequence MQVTSVGHAGFLIQTQAGSILCDPWVNPAYFASWFPFPDNTALDWDALGDCDYLYVSHLHKDHFDANHLRDHVNKDAVVLLPDFPVPDLRNELEKLGFHRFFETADSIKHRVSGSKGDLDVMVISLRAPADGPIGDSALVVSDGTTTIFNMNDARPVDLDMLATEFGHIDVHLLQYSGAIWYPMVYDMPARAKESFGTQKRQRGMDRARQYIAQVDASWVVPSAGPPCFLDPELRHLNDDHGDPANIFPDQMVFLDQMRRHGHDRGLLMIPGSVADFTGTSLNSLQHPLPDDDVAAIFTTGKAAYIADYAERMAPVLAAERAGWASAAGEPLLEPLRALFEPIMLQSDEICDGIGYPVELVIGPETVILDFPKRVVRERIPHEKVRYGFAIEPQLVRTVLRDNEPDWVNTIFLSTRFRAWRVGGYNEYLYTFFKCLTDERIAYADGWFAETHDDSASIMLDGWEIQRRCPHLKADLSKFGVVEGDTLTCNLHGWQWRLENGRCLTTRGHELRSRRA
- a CDS encoding lysophospholipid acyltransferase family protein; its protein translation is MEPVYGTAILLARTIWRLQGLKISVSGVEHLPTSGGAVIAINHTGYLDFTFAGLPAYKQGLGRKVRFMAKQEVFDDKITGPIMRSLRHIPVDRQDGAASYEAAVRNLKDGELVGVYPEATISRSFEIKECKSGAARMAVEAGVPIVPHIVWGAQRIWTKGHPKKLLRPKVPIMVLVGEPIEPTLGVPELRGLLHSRMQHLLERAQEQYGPHPAGEFWVPRRRGGGAPSLAEAARLDAEEAAARAARRAEAAGAPE